In the genome of Mycoplasma nasistruthionis, the window AATTCAACTTTAACTGTTTTCATTCCATGTTCTTTAGCAGCTTCAGAAGCAGCTGCTGCTGCTAAACCTGCAGCATATGGAGTTTTTTTCTTTGTACCTTTGTAACCAATTGCACCTGATGATGATCAAGCAATAACATTTCCTTGTTCATCAGCAAAGGTAACAATAGTGTTTTGGTTTGTTGAGTGAATGTGAGCAACTCCGCTAGTAATATTCTTTTTCTTTGATTTACGAGCCATTATTATTTACCTTTCTTTCCTGCAACAGTTTTTCTAGGACCTTTACGTGTACGAGCATTTTTCTTAGTGCTTTGTCCACGTACTGGTAATCCTTTACGGTGTCTCATTCCACGGTAACATTTAATTTCCATTAAACGTTTAATGTTTTGTGCAGTGTCTCTTCTTAAGTCACCTTCTGTCATGTATTCTTTAGCAGCTTCACGAATTCTTTGTAATTCTTCTTCGCTTAAGTCGTGTACACGTTTTGATTCGTCTATTTTAGCTGTAGCACAGATTTCTCTAGCTAATGAATTTCCAATACCATAAATGTATGTTAATGAAATAACAACACGTTTATTGTTAGGAATTTCGACGTTTAAAATTCTAGCCATATTTTAATTCCTCTCTTACTTAATTTAATTTTAATTAACCTTGTCTTTGTTTATGTTTAGGTTGTAAACAAATAACACGGATGATTCCTTGACGTTTAATAATTTTGCAGTCTTTACACATTTTTTTAACACTTGCTCTTACTTTCATGTTTACTCCTTAAATTATTTGTGTCTGTAAGTAATACGCCCTTGAGTCAAGTCGTATGGGCTTACTTCTACATCAACACTATCGCCTGGTAAAATACGGATATGATTTACACGCATTTTTCCAGAAATATGAGCTTTAATTAGGACACCGTTTTCTAATTCAACTGAATATGAATCTGTTGAAAAAGCTTCTTTTACGACTCCTACTAACTTAATCGCATCTTTAGCCAATTAAATTCCTTTCGTTAAAACAATCCCTTTTCCGTCTTTGATTAACACTGTGTGTTCATAATGGGCTGTTTTTTTGTTATCTGTACTTACTACAGTTCAACCATCTTTAAGGATTCTAATTCCTTTTGATTGTGTAATCATTGGTTCAATACAAATAACCATTCCATCTAACAACAACGGCCCAGAATTCTTATGTCCATTATTTGGTACATAAGGATCTTCATGAAGACTTGCTCCAATTCCATGACCAGAAAATTCTGAAGGTGTGAATAGATTGTTTTTCTTGATATATTGACCAATTGCATATGAAATATCTCCAATGCGTGCACCTTTTTTAATAGCTTTTAGTCCGGCATTAAACGCACCTTTAGCCACTTCAATTAGTTTTAAGTCTGTTGGTGAAACATTACCAACAGGTTTTGTGAACGCACTGTCGCTATAGTAACCTTCATAAATGCAACCTAAGTCGACACTTACTAAATCACCATCTTGAACGATGTAATTACTTGGTATACCATGGATCAATTGCTCATTAACAGATATGCAAGCTGTCGCAGGGAAGCCATATAAACCTTTAAATGCAGGCTTAGCCCCATGCTTCATTATTTCTTCAAAAGCCAATTGATCTATATCTTTTAAAGAAACACCTGGTCTTACAAAGTCTCAAACAATTTGCTTGACTTCTGCCAAGATTTGACATGATTTAGTAATCTTGTCAATTTGTTGTTGTGTTTTGACATATTTTCTTGACAAAATTACCTCTCTTAACATTCTTTTAAAAAGCCTTTAAATTTTACTATTTTTTTCAAGAATTTCTAATATTTTATCTGCTACTTCTTCAGGTTTTAAAGAAGCATCTATTTGAATTAATTCACCATTTGATTGATAAAAGTTTAAAAGTGGTAATGTTTTTTCATCATAAACTTTTAAACGTTCGATGATTTTATCTTCTGCATCATCTGCTCTTTGAATTAAAACACTACTATCCTTATCACATAGACCATCAACTTTTGGAGGTTGATATTTTATATGATATCCTGCAGAACATGTTGGACACAATCTACGTCCATTAAGTCTTTCTAAAATAATTTCTTTTGAAACAACTAATTCAAAAACAACAAAATCAAAACCTGGTAAGCTACTTAAAAATTTAGCTTGATCGCTTGTTCTTGGGAAACCATCAAGAATAAAGTACTCACCATTATCTTTTAATTTAGTAATTGCATTTTTAACAATTTGATTAGTAATTTCATCAGGGACATATCCGCCTGATGTCACAATATCTTTTACTTTTAAACCTAATTCAGTTTGGTTTGAAATTTCTTGTCTGAAAATATTGCCTGTTGATAAATGTAATAAATTACTTTTTTGTGTTAATACACCTGCCACTGTACCTTTTCCAGCACCAGGTTGTCCCATTAATAAAACATTTTTATTAATTTGTTTTATCATAATAATCCTTCAACGCTTGTTACTTCATTGCTTTCGATGTTTTTATTTGATTCTCTTTTTGCCTTTGCAAGACGGTTTGATTTAATTCTTGCTTTTAATTGGCTTACTGTTTCAATAGCTACACTTACTAAAATCATCAACCCTGTTCCACCGAATGAAATAGCTGATGGTAAAATTCCTGCCATAATTTCAATAAATTGCATGCTTCCTAAAATTAGAAGAAATACAGATGAGAAAACACTTAATCTAAAAACAATAGCTATTAGATAATCTTGTGTTTCTTCTCCTGGTCTTACTCCAGGTATAAAAGTTGAATTTTTAGCAAAGTCTTCAGCTATTTTGTCGACTTTTGATTGTTGAATCCCCATAACAAGTGAGAAAGCAAAAATGATAACTAATAATAATGAAAACCCAATGGGTTGTGTAAATTGTAAATTGTGATTAATTCATTGTTTTGACGCATTTTCGTCTGGCAATAGGTTCACAATCATTGTAGGGAATGAAAGCACCATCATCGCAAAAATGATAGGCATAATTCCACCAGGATTTAATTTAATTGGTAAAAATCCCATTTCTTTAATGCTTTTTGATCTACCTGCTCCAATTTGTTGTATTGGTATATGTCTTTCAGCAGCATAAACAATAGCAATAATTAATAATATAAGTAAATAAACAACAATGTAAGTAAAGAAGTTAACAATGCCTACTAAACTTGCTGAAATTTGGTCAAAATCACTACCTACATAGTGTGCAAAAGCCTGTCTAAATTGAAACGGTAATCTAGCTGCAATACCTGTAAAAATAATCAAACTAGTTCCGTTACCTACTCCTTTATTTGTTATTTGCTCTGAAATAAATAAAGCAAATAATGAAGCTGCTGTTAAAACCATAGGAATAACAAAATAAACTAATGTAGTTTGCGAAATACCATATGCAGAATCAACTATTCTAATAAAGGCATTGTTACCTGTGGTTAATGATTTGACTAAAAATATAGCTTGTGGATAAGCAATAACTAAAGTTAATAAACGAGTTAAAACATTTAGTTTTCTTCTGCCTTGTGGTCCACTTTGCGACATTTTATAAAGAGGTGGAAAAATCCTTGATTGCAAAATCATCATAATTAAAGAAGCATTAATGAAAGGACTAATACCTAAAGCGAAAAGTGAAAATTGGCGAAGTCCACCTCCACCTATTAGGTTTAACGTATTTAAAAATGAATTCGAACCTATTGATTCAGAATTTGCAACTTTAATAAATGGAGCTGTAATAGTTGTTCCCATTACATATAAAATTAGCATTAATAAAGTGAAAATTATCTTTTTAGTTAGATCTTTTGTGCTTCAAAAGTTGACTCAATAATTACGAATATGATATATGAATTTTTGCAATTAAATACCTCTTTGTAATATATTTACAATTATATAGAAAAAATGATATTTTAGAAGTCTTATAATTAATAAAATTAAAAAGGCATAAAAAAATCACCTAGCGGTGAAAATTTTTATATTCTCTGAAAACTGAATAGTAATAATAATCTACTAAAATGTCGTTGAATACATTTTAAACCTTTAAACCTATCAATTTATTAGTAATGGTCAGCTGAATGTATTACTACACTTACACTTCCATCCTATCAACCTCGTAGTCTACAAGGAATTTCAAGGGAATACTTATCTTTGAGGAGGCTTCCCACTTAGATGCTTTCAGCGGTTATCCCTTCCGTACTTAGCTACCCAGCTATGCCTCTGGCGAGACAACTGGAACACCAGCGGTACGTCCACTCCGGTCCTCTCGTACTAAGAGCAGCTCTCATCAATATTCCAACGCCCACATCAGATAGGGACCGAACTGTCTCACGACGTTCTGAACCCAGCTCGCGTACCGCTTTAATTGGCGAACAGCCAAACCCTTGGAACCGACTCCAGCTCCAGGATGCGATGAGCCGACATCGAGGTGCCAAACCTTGCCGTCGATGTGATCTCTTGGGCAAGATAAGCCTGTTATCCCCAGGGTAACTTTTATCCGTTGAGCGACTGCCGTTCCATGACGTACAGCCGGATCACTAAGTCCTGCTTTCGCACCTGCTCGACTTGTAGGTCTCGCAGTCAAGCACACTTCTACCTTTGCGCTCTACATACGGTTTCTGACCGTATTGAGTGTACCTTTGAACGCCTCCGTTACTTTTTAGGAGGCGACCGCCCCAGTCAAACTACCCACCACGCACTGTCTCCCCACCGGATAACGGTGGCAGGTTAGAAACTCAACATACCAAGGGTGGTATTTCAAGGTCGACTCCTCTAAGGCTAGCGCCTTAGTCTCACAGTCTCCCACCTATCCTACACATGTTAGGCCAAGTTCCAATACGAAGTTGTAGTAAAGCTCCATGGGGTCTTTTCGTCTTGATGCGGGTACCCAGCGTTTTCACTGGGACCATAATTTCACCGAGTCCAATGTTGAGACAGTTGAGAGATCATTGCGCCTTTCGTGCAGGTCAGTATTTAGCCGACAAGGAATTTCGCTACCTTAGGACCGTTATAGTTACGGCCGCCGTTCACCCGGGCTTCACTTCAATGCTTCGTGTAAAACTAACACATCCGCTTAACCTTCGGGCACTGGGCAGGCTTCACCCCCTATACATCATCTTGCGATTTAGCAGAGAGCTGTGTTTTTGATAAACAGTTGCCCCTCACAATTTACTGTGGCCAACTTAAGTTGGCACCCCTTCTTGCGAACTTACGGGGTTAATTTGCAGAGTTCCTTAACATTGGTTTTCTCGCTCGCCTTAGAATACTCATCTTGGGAACGTGTGTCCGTTCTCGGTACAGGCGCCTGAAATGTTAAAACGTTTAGAAGCTTTTCTAGGAAGCATGAAATCACACAATTCAGCAAATGCTTATGCATCATAGATTCCGGTTATAGAGTTCGCATTTAACTAAACTCACCAGTCGCTACTTACCCCTAAATCCAATAATAGGTAGTGCTATCCTTCTCCGTTACTCCATCACTAATTTCAGGTGGTACAGGAATATTAACCTGTTGTCCATCGGATACGCTTTTCAGCCTCTCCTTAGGTCCTGACTAACCCTGGGTGGACGAACCTTCCCCAGGAAACCTTTCCCAATAGGCGTTGAGGATTCTCACCTCAAATCGTTACTCATACCGGCATTCTCACTTCTTAACGCTCCACCAGTCCTCACGGTCTGACTTCAATGCGATAAGAACGCTCCTCTAACGTACTAAATGTACCCGTGGCTTCGGTATTGTGTTTGACTCCCGTTACATTATTGGCGCAAGTTCTCTTGACTAGTGAGCTATTACGCACTCTTTAAAGGATGGCTGCTTCTAAGCCAACCTCCTAGTTGTTTATGAAAACTCACAACCTTTCTGACTTAACACAATTTTGGGACCTTAGCCGACGATCTGGGTTGTTGCCCTCGCGAGCCGGGACGTTAGCACCCCGGTTCCGACTGCATGATAATACACAATGATATTCGGAGTTTGATTATAGTCAGTACCGCTAGGCGCGGCCATTCCATATTCAGTGCTCTACCATCAAAGCTTAACATCACACGCTAGCCCTAAAGCTATTTCGAGGAGAACCAGCTATCTCCAAGTTCGATTGGAATTTCTCCGCTATTCACAAGTCATCCGGGCACTTTTCAGCGTACTACGGTTCGGCCCTCCACTTGGGGTTAACCAAGCTTCAGCCTGCTCATGAATAGATCACATGGTTTCGGGTATATGTCAACATACTAAGCGCCCTATTCAGACTCGATTTCTCTTCGGCTCCGCTTTTTCTCTGCTTAACCTTGCATGTTAACATAACTCGCCGGTCCATACTGCAAGATGTACGCCATCAGCCATTAACGGCCTCTGACTACTTGTAAGTAAGTGGTTTCAGATTCTATTTCACTCCCCTCCCGGGGTTCTTTTCACCTTTCCCTCACGGTACTAGTTCACTATCGGTGTCTGGTTAGTATTTAGCCTTACCGGATGGTCCCGGCAGATTCAGACAGGGTTTCACGTGCCCCGACCTACTCAGGATACTGTTTGAGTTTTTGCCATTTCGTATACGGGGGTTTCACCCTCTATGCCTAGCTTTTCCAAGCTATTCTACTATAGCAAAAATTTCTAACTCATTTATAACAGTCCTACAACCCCAATATAAAATATTGGTTTGGGCTCATTCACGTTCGCTCGCCGCTACTGATGAAATCATTTTTATTTTCTCTTCCTGTTGCTACTAAGATGTTTCAGTTCACAACGTGTCTCGCAAATGGAACTATGTATTCATTCCATAGCAACTAGTCATTACACTAGTTAGGTTTCCCCATTCGGAAATCCCCGCTTCGTAGCTTATATCCAGCTCCACGAGGCTTATCGCAGGTAATCACGTCCTTCATCGACTTCCAGACCCAAGGCATCCACCACAAACTCTTACTTATTTAAAAGTTTAATAACAATATTTACCTATCGTTTATTGATGTATTCAAAGACATTTTAATAAATTATTATCTAATTAGATAATTAACTCGGTTCAAAACAAATTGACTAATTTATTTTTGATGTCGTTGTTATATTAATATCTTTACTATTCAGTTTTCAAAGAACATATGAGAGAAATCCTCTCAAAACTAGATATATAACCATTGGACTATTAACAATGTACATGACTAATAATATTTAAAAAATAGTCTTGAAATAGGTAATGTTGACAACTAAAGTTGTTGTCGTATGTACTCCGTAGAAAGGAGGTAATCCATCCCCACGTTCTCGTAGGGATACCTTGTTACGACTTCACCCCAGTCACCAGTCCTGCCTTAGGCAGTTGTTTCCGTAGTTAACAAAACCGACTTCGGGCATTACCAGCTCCCATGGTGTGACGGGCGGTGTGTACAAGACCCGAGAACGTATTCACCGTAGCGTAGCTGATCTACGATTACTAGCGATTCCGACTTCATGTAGTCGAGTTGCAGACTACAATCCGAACTGAGAATGGTTTTTTGAGATTTGCTCCACGTCGCCGTATTGCTTCTCTTTGTACCATCCATTGTAGCACGTGTGTTGCCCCACTCGTAAGAGGCATGATGATTTGACGTCGTCCCCACCTTCCTCCCGGTTACCCGGGCAGTCTCCCTAGAAGATTTAACTAAGAATAAGGGTTGCGCTCGTTGCAGGACTTAACCGAACATCTCACGACACGAGCTGACGACAACCATGCACCATCTGTCATTCTGTTGACCTCCACTATATCTCTATAGCTTTGCAGAAGATGTCAAGAGTGGGTAAGGTTCTACGCGTATCTTCAAATTAAACCACATGCTCCACCGCTTGTGCGGATCCCCGTCAATTCCTTTAAGTTTCACTCTTGCGAGCATACTACTCAGGCGGATGATTTAATGCGTTAGCTGCGCCGATAGTTCCTATCAGCTAATCATCATCGTTTACAGCGTGGACTACCAGGGTATCTAATCCTGTTTGCTCCCCACGCTTTCGTCTCTCAGTGTCAATATGTACCCAGTTAACTGCCTTCGCCATGTTGGTGTTCTTCCTTATATCTACGCATTTCACCGCTTCACAAGGAATTCCGTTAACCTCTATACAATTCTAGCGTGCCAGTATCCAACGCGATTTGGGGTTGAGCCCCAAGTTTTGACGCCAGACTTAACACACAACCTACAGACGCTTTACGCCCAATAATTCCGGATAACGCTTGCAACCTATGTATTACCGCGGCTGCTGGCACATAGTTAGCCGTTGCTTTCTGATTTAGTACTGTCAAGGCCTTGCCATTTCCTGCAAGGTTTTTTCATCCTAAATAACAGCAGTTTACAACCCGAAGGCCGTCTTCCTGCACGCTGTGTCGCTCCATCAGGCTTTCGCCCATTGTGGAAAATTCCCTACTGCTGCCTCCCGTAGGAGTCTGGGCCGTATCTCAGTCCCAGTGTGGCGGTTCGGTCTCTCAACCCCGCTAAACATCATAGCCTTGGTGGGCCGTTACCTCACCAACTAGCTAATGTTACGCACCCCGATCTTTTAGTGAAGCTTTGAGGCTTCTTTCATATAGAAATCATGCGATTTGTATAAGTATCCGGCATTAGCACTAATTTCTCAGTGTTATTCCAGTCTAAAAGGCACGTTAAGTACGTGTTACTCACCCATTCGCCGCTAAGTTCCGAAGAACTCCGCTCGACATGCATGTATTAGGCACACAGCCAGCGTTCATCCTGAGCCAGGATCAAACTCTCGAAAAAATTGACTGTCATGTATTTTGTTATATATCTAGTTTTAAAAGAACTTCTGTTTGCTTGTTGTTAGCAAGATTATTATAGCACTGTTTTTTGATAAAACAAATCTTTTTTTAATTTTTTTGATTCATTTGCTCAAGGTGCTTAATTATTATAATAGTTCTTTTTTTAAAATCAAGTCACTTTTTAAAATTTGTTTAAAAAAGAGCAATTATTTTATTTGCTCTTTACTATATCTTTTCATTTATAAGGAAACTGTTTTGGAGTAGATCTTTTTTTAGTAATTTTAATTATATAGTTCTTTCTTTCTATATAGGTATTATTAAATTCTTGTACTTCTAATTCATAACTTAACATTTTTAAAGTTTTTTTAGCGTTGTCAAGTTCTTCTTTTCATTTAACACCTTTTAATAGGGAAAGTTTGCCCCCAACTTTAACTAGGTGGAAAGAAGACATTAGTAAAGCATTAATGTTTGCTACAGCTCTAGCAGTAACTACATCATATAAGTTTTTTTGTTGTTCCTCTTCAGATCTAATTTTATAAACTTGTACATATCTTTCTAAATTTAGTTCATTGATTACTAAATTTAGAAAATCAACTCTTTTTTGTAACGGTTCATAAATAACAACAAAATTATTAGGTTTAGTTAAAACATATGGGATAGAAGGAAATCCTGCTCCTGCGCCTATATCTAATATAGTTTTATCCGTTAATCCTTCTGTTATTTTTTGCATAAATAATAAAGATTCTAAAATTCCTTCATTTCAGAGTCTTTCCCCAGAAAATCCGGTTAAATTCATAACCTTGTTTTTTTCTTCAATCAAGCCAACATATTTTTGAAATAAATCAAAATCTCAACTATTTCGAACACATAATTCTTTAACTATTTCCTTTGAATCCATTTTATAACTCACTTATTTTTTCTTTTATTTGCTTATAAACTTCTGTGATGCTTGTTTTGTTTAGGTTTGCCAAAATTACTTTACCTAAAAAATCACCTAATGATACTATTTGTAATTTTTTAAATTTTGAAGCTAATTCGTAATTATCAATACTGTCTGTAATAATAACTTTTTCAATGATTGGATCATTTTCAAATATTTCGAAACCTTTTGTGAATATTCCATGTGAAGCAACTAAGATAACTTTTTTCGCTCCATTTTCTTTTAATTTATGGGCAGCTTTAATTATTGTCCCACCTGTGTCTATTATATCATCCACAATAACCGCATTTTGTTGATTGATATCACCGATTAATCCCATAACTTCTGTTTGGTTTGCTGCAGTTCTTCTTTTATCAATGATGCAAATTTGGATTGAATCTGAAATTAATTCAGCTAACTTTCTTGCTCTAACAGCTCCACCATGATCTGGAGAAACTACTGTAAAGTGTTCTTTAATTTCTTTTAAAGCTAGTGCTAATGGGTATTGTCCTCTTAAATCATCAACCGGTATATTAAAAAAACCTTGAATTGAAGGGTTGTGTAAATCTATACAAATCATTTTAGTAGCACCTGCTTGTTGTAATAAATCTGCAACTAATTTTGCTCCAATAGGTTGTCTACCGCTTACTTTCCGATCTTGGCGAGCATATCCATAATAACTTAAACAAACTGTAATGCTTTTAGCGCTAGCTCTTTTAAGTGAATCTATAAATAATAATAACTCAACTAAATTATCATTTACAGGTCTTGATGTACTAG includes:
- the infA gene encoding translation initiation factor IF-1; this translates as MAKDAIKLVGVVKEAFSTDSYSVELENGVLIKAHISGKMRVNHIRILPGDSVDVEVSPYDLTQGRITYRHK
- the rpmJ gene encoding 50S ribosomal protein L36 — encoded protein: MKVRASVKKMCKDCKIIKRQGIIRVICLQPKHKQRQG
- the rpsK gene encoding 30S ribosomal protein S11 translates to MARKSKKKNITSGVAHIHSTNQNTIVTFADEQGNVIAWSSSGAIGYKGTKKKTPYAAGLAAAAASEAAKEHGMKTVKVELKGLGAGKDAARKQIEVSGITVTEIRDVTPMAHNGTRPPKRILKRERAKK
- the map gene encoding type I methionyl aminopeptidase; its protein translation is MSRKYVKTQQQIDKITKSCQILAEVKQIVWDFVRPGVSLKDIDQLAFEEIMKHGAKPAFKGLYGFPATACISVNEQLIHGIPSNYIVQDGDLVSVDLGCIYEGYYSDSAFTKPVGNVSPTDLKLIEVAKGAFNAGLKAIKKGARIGDISYAIGQYIKKNNLFTPSEFSGHGIGASLHEDPYVPNNGHKNSGPLLLDGMVICIEPMITQSKGIRILKDGWTVVSTDNKKTAHYEHTVLIKDGKGIVLTKGI
- the rpsM gene encoding 30S ribosomal protein S13; translation: MARILNVEIPNNKRVVISLTYIYGIGNSLAREICATAKIDESKRVHDLSEEELQRIREAAKEYMTEGDLRRDTAQNIKRLMEIKCYRGMRHRKGLPVRGQSTKKNARTRKGPRKTVAGKKGK
- the secY gene encoding preprotein translocase subunit SecY, with translation MQKFIYHIRNYWVNFWSTKDLTKKIIFTLLMLILYVMGTTITAPFIKVANSESIGSNSFLNTLNLIGGGGLRQFSLFALGISPFINASLIMMILQSRIFPPLYKMSQSGPQGRRKLNVLTRLLTLVIAYPQAIFLVKSLTTGNNAFIRIVDSAYGISQTTLVYFVIPMVLTAASLFALFISEQITNKGVGNGTSLIIFTGIAARLPFQFRQAFAHYVGSDFDQISASLVGIVNFFTYIVVYLLILLIIAIVYAAERHIPIQQIGAGRSKSIKEMGFLPIKLNPGGIMPIIFAMMVLSFPTMIVNLLPDENASKQWINHNLQFTQPIGFSLLLVIIFAFSLVMGIQQSKVDKIAEDFAKNSTFIPGVRPGEETQDYLIAIVFRLSVFSSVFLLILGSMQFIEIMAGILPSAISFGGTGLMILVSVAIETVSQLKARIKSNRLAKAKRESNKNIESNEVTSVEGLLW
- a CDS encoding ribose-phosphate pyrophosphokinase; this translates as MDKNNSVLFGMDNAKKLAQKVSDYIKIPLSEIEKTVYADGEVMIKASETVRDKDVFIVASTSRPVNDNLVELLLFIDSLKRASAKSITVCLSYYGYARQDRKVSGRQPIGAKLVADLLQQAGATKMICIDLHNPSIQGFFNIPVDDLRGQYPLALALKEIKEHFTVVSPDHGGAVRARKLAELISDSIQICIIDKRRTAANQTEVMGLIGDINQQNAVIVDDIIDTGGTIIKAAHKLKENGAKKVILVASHGIFTKGFEIFENDPIIEKVIITDSIDNYELASKFKKLQIVSLGDFLGKVILANLNKTSITEVYKQIKEKISEL
- a CDS encoding adenylate kinase family protein, with amino-acid sequence MIKQINKNVLLMGQPGAGKGTVAGVLTQKSNLLHLSTGNIFRQEISNQTELGLKVKDIVTSGGYVPDEITNQIVKNAITKLKDNGEYFILDGFPRTSDQAKFLSSLPGFDFVVFELVVSKEIILERLNGRRLCPTCSAGYHIKYQPPKVDGLCDKDSSVLIQRADDAEDKIIERLKVYDEKTLPLLNFYQSNGELIQIDASLKPEEVADKILEILEKNSKI
- the rsmG gene encoding 16S rRNA (guanine(527)-N(7))-methyltransferase RsmG, giving the protein MDSKEIVKELCVRNSWDFDLFQKYVGLIEEKNKVMNLTGFSGERLWNEGILESLLFMQKITEGLTDKTILDIGAGAGFPSIPYVLTKPNNFVVIYEPLQKRVDFLNLVINELNLERYVQVYKIRSEEEQQKNLYDVVTARAVANINALLMSSFHLVKVGGKLSLLKGVKWKEELDNAKKTLKMLSYELEVQEFNNTYIERKNYIIKITKKRSTPKQFPYKWKDIVKSK